A window of the Tiliqua scincoides isolate rTilSci1 chromosome 5, rTilSci1.hap2, whole genome shotgun sequence genome harbors these coding sequences:
- the LOC136652277 gene encoding somatotropin: MASGSKPSLFIIVSVILTLQWPEETEAFHSMPLSSLFANAVLRAQHLHLLATETFKEFERSYIPEDQRNSNKNSQSSFCYSETIPAPTGKDDAQQKSDMELLRFSLTLIQSWLNPVQFLSRVFSNSLVFGTSDQVYEKLQDLEEGIQALMRELEDGSSWGLQLIRPTYDKFDVNLQNEGSLMKNYSLLSCFKKDLHKVETYLKVMKCRRFGELNCTV; encoded by the exons ATGGCTTCAG GATCTAAGCCCTCTCTGTTCATCATTGTGTCGGTTATCTTGACCCTGCAATGGCCTGAGGAAACAGAGGCCTTCCACTCAATGCCTCTCTCCAGCCTGTTTGCTAATGCAGTCCTGAGGGCCCAGCATCTTCACCTGCTTGCAACTGAAACCTTCAAGGAGTTT GAACGTTCCTACATCCCAGAAGACCAGCGAAACTCCAACAAAAACTCTCAGTCTTCATTCTGTTACTCAGAAACCATCCCTGCACCCACAGGGAAGGATGACGCCCAGCAAAAATCA GACATGGAGCTGCTCCGTTTTTCACTGACCCTCATTCAGTCATGGCTCAATCCTGTGCAGTTCCTCAGCAGGGTGTTCAGTAACAGTTTGGTCTTTGGGACTTCGGATCAAGTCTATGAAAAACTCCAGGACTTGGAAGAAGGTATTCAGGCTCTTATGAGG GAACTGGAAGATGGGAGCTCATGGGGTCTTCAGCTCATCAGACCCACCTACGACAAGTTTGATGTCAACCTCCAGAATGAAGGCTCTTTGATGAAAAACTACAGTCTCTTGTCCTGCTTCAAGAAAGACCTGCACAAGGTGGAGACCTACCTGAAAGTAATGAAATGCCGGCGGTTTGGTGAACTTAACTGCACCGTCTGA